A genomic segment from Triticum dicoccoides isolate Atlit2015 ecotype Zavitan chromosome 1A, WEW_v2.0, whole genome shotgun sequence encodes:
- the LOC119270874 gene encoding membrane steroid-binding protein 2-like has product MAACSALSAATLLSAAAPVSRRRAAASPRLPGKRVSGAVRCSAAPGGLGISGKMAELWQAARSAPPGTVLAAVAAVAVVYKVASGLLAPPPPPPRRWQEVADEALPPAPEPVQVGEITADELRQYDGSDPEKPLLMAIKGQIYDVSQSRMFYGPGGPYALFAGKDASRALAKMSFEPQDLTGDVSGLGPFELSALQDWEYKFTSKYVKVGSIKGTGPIEEGNVSTTSEIQAEAAAVKLNGEKAP; this is encoded by the exons ATGGCAGCTTGCTCAGCCCTCTCTGCGGCGACCCTTCTCTCGGCCGCGGCGCCGGTCAGCAGACGGCGAGCGGCAGCGTCGCCGCGGCTTCCCGGCAAGCGCGTCTCCGGCGCTGTGCGGTGTAGCGCTGCTCCAGGCGGACTCGGGATCTCGGGGAAGA TGGCCGAGCTGTGGCAGGCAGCGAGGAGTGCGCCTCCGGGGACCGTGCTCGCCGCCGTGGCTGCCGTGGCGGTGGTCTACAAGGTGGCGTCCGGCctcctcgccccgccgcctccgccgccgcgacGATGGCAGGAGGTCGCTGATGAGGCGCTGCCACCAGCTCCGGAGCCAGTGCAGGTGGGGGAGATCACGGCGGATGAGCTGCGGCAGTACGACGGGTCTGACCCCGAGAAGCCGCTTCTCATGGCCATCAAGGGGCAGATCTACGATGTCTCCCAGAGCAG AATGTTCTATGGGCCTGGTGGACCATATGCATTGTTTGCTGGTAAAGATGCCAGTAGGGCATTGGCGAAGATGTCCTTTGAGCCACAAGATCTGACAGGTGATGTATCTGGCCTCGGTCCATTTGAGCTTAGTGCCTTGCAGGACTGGGAGTACAAGTTCACCAGCAAGTATGTGAAAGTAGGAAGCATCAAAGGAACAGGACCCATAGAAGAGGGTAATGTTAGCACTACCTCTGAAATACAGGCGGAAGCTGCTGCGGTGAAACTGAATGGAGAGAAAGCACCATGA
- the LOC119352992 gene encoding clumping factor A-like: protein MRGSRTEPVDVSSDGSADSGSDENSDSSSDGSGYSSSYEGASMSSDGVVYISSDEGKHMSSDEGEYSSPDEGAYTSYDEDMSSSSDEGAHTIHAKGVHRRMKEKKPWKACMNICDCPKEYTVGKCYFLWSIVSTGWWLD from the exons ATGAGGGGATCTCGAACTGAGCCTGTGGATGTCAGTTCTGATGGAAGCGCTGACAGTGGCTCTGACGAAAACTCGGACAGCAGCTCAGATGGATCTGGTTATAGCTCCTCTTATGAAGGAGCGTCCATGAGCTCCGATGGAGTGGTGTACATTAGCTCTGATGAAGGGAAGCACATGAGCTCTGATGAAGGCGAGTACAGCAGTCCAGATGAGGGTGCCTACACCAGCTATGATGAAGACATGAGCAGCAGCTCTGATGAAGGCGCTCACACCATCCATGCTAAAG GTGTGCATAGGCGCATGAAGGAGAAGAAGCCTTGGAAGGCATGCATGAACATCTGTGATTGCCCTAAAGAGTACACAGTTGGTAAGTGTTATTTTTTATGGTCTATTGTTTCCACTGGTTGGTGGTTGGATTAA